A region of the Pseudomonas silesiensis genome:
ACAGATATTGCGTATCCCCACGAGTAATGGAGCGCTGTGATGTCCTCCTCGCCACAACCCACCTGGCCCGCCCCACACAAAGCCTGCCTCGCCCTGGCCTTCGACCTCGATGGCCCCACCGGCGATGCCATGCTCAACGGCTCGATCTGGCGCAAGCCCGAGTACTTCGGTTTCGGCGGTTACGGCCCCTATCGGGCGCTGCCGAGGATTCTCGACCTGCTCGACGAATTCCGGATCCCGACGACGTTTTTCGTCCCCGCCTGGGTGGTGGAGAACTGGCCAAGACAGTGCCAGGCGATTGTCGAACGCGGACATGAGGTGGCCTACCACGGCTACAAACACGAATCCTTTTACGCCTTGACGCTGGAGCAGCAAAAGGACGTGATGAGCAAATCCCGCGAGGTGTTCTGGAAATACCTGCACATTCGCGCCGAAGGTTTCCGCACCCCCTCCGGCGACTGGCGAGCCGAGACGCCGGCGATGCTGGTCGAGGCAGGCGTGACCTACTCCAGCAGCATGCGCGGCGATGACCGGCCGTACCTGGTCAAGGTGCCGGGCTTTGCCACGCCGCTGGTGGAAATCCCCGGCCGCTGGGAAATGGACGACTACGCCTCCATCGCCTATACCCGAGCGCCCGACTTTCCATCCGGCCTGGACCGCACCGCCAGCTACGAGCTGACCCTGGACAACTGGTGCCGCGAGTACGACGGCGCGATGAACGAAGGCCTGTGCCTGACCACCCTGTTCCACCCCAAGATCACCGGCAAACCGGGACGCATCCTGCTGCTGGAAAAACTCTTCGAACACATGCGCCAGCGCGATGACGTGTGGTTCGCCACCTGCCGCGACGTCGCCCACTGGTGGGTGAAGGAGCATCACCATGGCTGATTCCATTGTCTGGCCCAAAGGCTACCGCTGCGCCGTGGTGCTGACCGTCGATTACAACGATGTGCACGGCATCCTGACGCAAGCGCCTGAAGTCGCCGGACGCGACAAGACCCTCTCGGTCTGGCGCTACGGCAGCCAGCGCGGCGTCGAGCGCTTGCTCGGTCTGTTTGCAGAGTTGGGCGTACCCGGCAGCTGGTGCATTCCCGGCATCGTCGCCGAGGAAAACCCGGACCACATCCGGGCCATCCAGGCGGGCGGTCACGAGATTGCCTGCGCTGGTTATCGCCATCAAAACTACGACAGTCTGGACCTGGCCGCGCAGCGCGCCGAGATCGCCAAGGGTTGCGCGGCGTTGACTGCGCTGACCGGCCAGCGTCCGACCGGGTTTCGTATCCCGGCCGGCAATGGCGCGCCGGGGTTCATCGAGGCGTTGAAAGATCATGGCATTCGCTGGTCCTCATCCTGGCGTGGCGATGACTTGCCCTTCGCTCATCCGACCGCGCCTGAGGTCATCGAACTACCGCTGCACTACGAACTGGAAGACGAACCCTACTTCGCCTTCAACCTCAGCCCCGCCGTGCCACCGGCGCAATCACGGATCGCGTCCTACAGCCACACCCTGGGCAACCTGCAAATGGACTTCGCCGGGTTTCACCGGTTCGGCTTGTGTTATGTGCTGCGCCTGCACCCGGAGATCATTGCCACGCCCGGGCGGATTGGCGTGCTACGCGAATTGCTTGAGGGGATTCAACGGCATGAAGACGTGTGGATTGCCACGGGGGCCGACGTCGCCCGATGGTGGGCTGAGTCAGCGCCGCCAGTGACCGAGGATCATCCTGCTTCGGTGTATGAGCGGCATTATCGGGATTACCTCCTATGACGGAACCCATGCAACGACTGGCACTGGGTGAACTGGAGTCGGTTGAATTGACCATTGCATTGCCTGACCCGGCCCCTTCGCGAGCAAGCTCGCTCCCACAGTTGAAATGCATTCCCCTGTGGGAGCGAGACCGGCTTGCCGGCGAAGGGCGGCGACTCGGTACATCGGCGATCCACACAAGCGCCCACAGTTGAAATGCATTCCCCTGTGGGAGCGAGCTTGCTCGCGAATGGCAGCGACTCGGTATCAAGCCGAACACCATAGAATCTGAATAAGGACATTTGCCCCACCGTGGCCACCTACTCACTCGTTATCCGCCGGTTGATGATCGTTTCGCTGACCATCGTCGTCAGCCGCGCCATCACCAGCCCTTTGCTCACGCTGTTCCTGAGCAACAAACTCGGCCTCAACCAGCAGGATGTCGGCCTGTTGCTGGGCATCGCGGTGTTCATCGCCACCCTGCTCGCGCTCTACGGCGGCTACATCATCGACCGCCTCGAAAAGCGCCGACTG
Encoded here:
- a CDS encoding polysaccharide deacetylase family protein, which produces MSSSPQPTWPAPHKACLALAFDLDGPTGDAMLNGSIWRKPEYFGFGGYGPYRALPRILDLLDEFRIPTTFFVPAWVVENWPRQCQAIVERGHEVAYHGYKHESFYALTLEQQKDVMSKSREVFWKYLHIRAEGFRTPSGDWRAETPAMLVEAGVTYSSSMRGDDRPYLVKVPGFATPLVEIPGRWEMDDYASIAYTRAPDFPSGLDRTASYELTLDNWCREYDGAMNEGLCLTTLFHPKITGKPGRILLLEKLFEHMRQRDDVWFATCRDVAHWWVKEHHHG
- a CDS encoding polysaccharide deacetylase family protein gives rise to the protein MADSIVWPKGYRCAVVLTVDYNDVHGILTQAPEVAGRDKTLSVWRYGSQRGVERLLGLFAELGVPGSWCIPGIVAEENPDHIRAIQAGGHEIACAGYRHQNYDSLDLAAQRAEIAKGCAALTALTGQRPTGFRIPAGNGAPGFIEALKDHGIRWSSSWRGDDLPFAHPTAPEVIELPLHYELEDEPYFAFNLSPAVPPAQSRIASYSHTLGNLQMDFAGFHRFGLCYVLRLHPEIIATPGRIGVLRELLEGIQRHEDVWIATGADVARWWAESAPPVTEDHPASVYERHYRDYLL